Proteins encoded within one genomic window of Tabrizicola piscis:
- a CDS encoding F0F1 ATP synthase subunit B translates to MKRLTLALALLASPAMAATGPFFSLGNTDFVVLLGFLAFVGLLVYLKVPGKLTAMLDARAVAIKADLDEARALREEAKSILATYERRQKEVQEQADRIVSSARDEAMAAAAQAKADLKASIARRLAAATDQIASAEAAAIRQVREQAVSVAIAAAGDVLAKQMTAEAAATSIDDAIAQVADRMH, encoded by the coding sequence ATGAAACGGCTTACACTCGCGCTTGCGCTGCTTGCGTCGCCTGCCATGGCGGCGACCGGCCCCTTCTTCTCGCTTGGCAACACCGACTTTGTGGTGCTTCTGGGCTTTCTGGCCTTCGTCGGCCTGCTCGTCTACCTCAAGGTGCCGGGCAAGCTGACGGCCATGCTGGACGCCCGCGCCGTGGCCATCAAGGCCGACCTCGACGAAGCCCGCGCCCTGCGGGAAGAGGCGAAGTCGATCCTGGCCACCTACGAACGGCGCCAGAAAGAGGTGCAGGAGCAGGCCGACCGTATCGTCAGCTCGGCTCGGGATGAGGCGATGGCCGCCGCAGCCCAGGCCAAGGCGGACCTCAAGGCCTCGATTGCCCGGCGTCTTGCGGCTGCGACTGACCAGATCGCCTCGGCCGAAGCCGCTGCCATCCGTCAGGTGCGCGAACAGGCCGTGTCGGTGGCAATTGCCGCTGCCGGCGACGTGCTTGCCAAGCAGATGACGGCAGAAGCTGCAGCGACGTCGATCGACGACGCGATTGCTCAGGTCGCTGACCGCATGCACTGA
- a CDS encoding FCD domain-containing protein, which translates to MPFLKVTPEKLSQSVVRQIEQLILRGILQPGERLPSERDMAEKLGVSRPSLRDAISDLADRGLLTSRAGSGVFVAEVLGSAFSPALIQLFATHEEAVFDYIAFRRDMEGLAAERAARLGSETDLRVVATIFAKMEVAHQKRDPTDEAQLDAEFHMAIIEASHNVIMLHMLRSMFDLLRQGVFYNRQVMFKNRMTREQLLDQHRAMNTAVQARDPAAARAAVEAHLNFVEQALVDQIRAEKNETIARQRLEHEESR; encoded by the coding sequence ATGCCGTTTCTCAAAGTCACTCCCGAAAAACTTTCGCAGTCCGTTGTCCGTCAGATCGAGCAGTTGATCCTGCGCGGCATCCTGCAGCCGGGGGAACGGCTTCCGTCAGAACGGGACATGGCCGAAAAACTTGGCGTGTCGCGCCCGTCCCTGCGCGATGCGATATCCGACCTTGCCGACCGCGGACTGCTGACCAGCCGGGCCGGATCGGGTGTCTTTGTCGCCGAAGTGCTGGGATCGGCGTTTTCGCCCGCCTTGATCCAGCTGTTCGCCACGCATGAAGAGGCGGTGTTCGACTACATCGCCTTTCGCCGTGACATGGAGGGCCTTGCCGCCGAACGCGCCGCGCGGCTGGGGTCGGAGACCGACCTGCGGGTCGTGGCGACGATCTTTGCCAAGATGGAAGTGGCGCATCAGAAGCGCGATCCCACCGACGAAGCGCAGCTGGACGCCGAGTTTCACATGGCGATCATCGAGGCGAGCCATAACGTCATCATGCTGCACATGCTGCGGTCGATGTTCGATCTGCTGCGGCAGGGGGTGTTCTACAATCGGCAGGTGATGTTCAAGAACCGGATGACGCGGGAACAGTTGCTGGATCAGCACCGGGCCATGAACACTGCGGTTCAGGCGCGTGACCCGGCGGCGGCGCGGGCGGCGGTGGAGGCGCATCTGAACTTTGTCGAACAGGCGCTGGTCGATCAGATCCGCGCCGAGAAGAACGAGACGATTGCCCGCCAGCGGTTGGAGCATGAGGAAAGCCGGTAA
- a CDS encoding OmpA family protein: MMIKTPFILASAGLLALTACVDPNAYPNDPNARQRQGAVIGGLSGALLGAAVSSDDDRLKGAIVGGALGAGGGALIGADLDRQAAELRGSLNSNISVTNTGEYLIVNMPQDLLFAVDSATLRGDLRQDLQTVASSLLKYPNSRIEVIGHTDNTGSAAYNQDLSQRRAVSVAGVLRDSGVPGARIAAFGRGEDVPVASNLTPEGRAQNRRVEIIIRPTR, encoded by the coding sequence ATGATGATCAAGACCCCCTTTATTCTGGCTTCGGCCGGCCTTTTGGCACTCACGGCCTGCGTGGACCCAAATGCCTACCCCAATGACCCGAACGCACGGCAGCGTCAGGGTGCTGTCATCGGCGGTCTGAGCGGTGCCTTGCTTGGCGCGGCGGTGTCGTCGGATGATGACCGCCTGAAGGGCGCCATCGTGGGCGGCGCGCTTGGCGCTGGCGGCGGCGCGCTGATCGGTGCCGACCTTGACCGTCAGGCTGCCGAACTGCGCGGGTCGCTGAATTCGAACATCTCGGTCACGAATACGGGTGAGTACCTGATCGTGAACATGCCGCAGGATCTGCTGTTTGCAGTCGACAGCGCGACGCTGCGCGGCGACTTGCGTCAGGATCTGCAGACCGTCGCCTCCAGCCTGCTCAAGTACCCCAACAGCCGGATCGAGGTGATCGGCCATACCGACAACACCGGGTCGGCCGCCTACAATCAGGACCTGTCGCAGCGCCGCGCGGTTTCGGTTGCAGGCGTGCTGCGCGACAGCGGCGTGCCAGGTGCCCGGATCGCGGCCTTTGGCCGGGGCGAGGACGTGCCCGTCGCATCGAACCTGACGCCGGAAGGCCGCGCGCAGAACCGCCGGGTGGAAATCATCATCCGTCCGACCCGCTAA
- a CDS encoding methylated-DNA--[protein]-cysteine S-methyltransferase, whose protein sequence is MTDLSPAYHYQVITRALEVIDQSGPGLTLEDLAGKMRMSPAHFQRLFSQWVGVSPKRYQQYLTLGHARKLLAERHTTLGAAHEAGLSGSGRLHDLFLTWEAMSPGDYARGGAGLDIRWGWFESPFGPALVMATQRGICGMGFADEIGAEAALEDLVSRWPKATYVEDPVAMRPMVDAAFGGKATELHLIGAPFQIKVWEALMTIPSGHVTTYADIAGAIGHPQAHRAVGTAVGRNPISFLIPCHRALRRDGGLGGYHWGLPRKRAMLAWEAARTEM, encoded by the coding sequence ATGACCGACCTTTCCCCCGCCTACCACTACCAAGTGATCACCCGCGCGCTGGAGGTGATCGACCAAAGCGGCCCCGGCCTGACGCTGGAGGACCTTGCCGGCAAGATGCGGATGAGCCCGGCGCATTTCCAGCGGCTGTTCAGCCAGTGGGTGGGCGTCAGCCCGAAGCGGTATCAGCAATACCTGACGCTGGGCCATGCGCGAAAGCTGCTGGCCGAACGCCACACCACTCTAGGTGCTGCGCATGAGGCGGGATTGTCCGGCAGCGGGCGGTTGCATGACCTGTTCCTGACCTGGGAGGCGATGTCACCGGGCGACTACGCTAGGGGTGGCGCGGGGCTGGACATCCGCTGGGGCTGGTTTGAAAGCCCCTTCGGCCCGGCGCTGGTGATGGCGACGCAGCGGGGCATTTGCGGCATGGGCTTTGCCGACGAGATCGGCGCCGAGGCTGCGCTGGAGGATCTGGTCAGCCGCTGGCCAAAGGCCACCTACGTCGAGGACCCCGTGGCGATGCGGCCCATGGTTGACGCGGCCTTTGGCGGCAAGGCGACCGAGCTGCACCTGATCGGCGCGCCGTTTCAGATCAAGGTCTGGGAGGCGCTGATGACCATCCCCTCGGGCCATGTGACGACATATGCTGATATTGCCGGGGCCATCGGTCACCCGCAGGCGCATCGGGCGGTTGGGACGGCCGTGGGGCGGAACCCGATCAGTTTCCTTATTCCCTGTCACCGCGCCCTGCGGCGCGACGGTGGACTTGGCGGCTATCACTGGGGCTTGCCGCGCAAGCGCGCCATGCTGGCCTGGGAGGCTGCGCGCACGGAGATGTGA
- the nth gene encoding endonuclease III, with amino-acid sequence MVAQLPYVTLQKVFARFAEAEPEPKGELEHLNAFTLLVAVALSAQATDVGVNKATRALFQIADTPEKMLALGEEALIDHIKTIGLFRNKAKNVIKLSRLLIDNFGGEVPSSRAALTSLPGVGRKTANVVLSMWFHHPAQAVDTHIFRVGNRTGICPGRDEITVERAIEDNVPVEYQRHAHHWLILHGRYICTARSPKCGICPIADWCLYPEKTA; translated from the coding sequence ATGGTCGCACAACTTCCCTATGTCACGCTGCAAAAGGTCTTCGCCCGCTTTGCCGAAGCTGAACCCGAACCGAAGGGCGAACTTGAGCATCTCAACGCCTTCACCCTGCTGGTTGCGGTTGCCCTGTCGGCGCAGGCCACCGATGTCGGCGTGAACAAGGCCACCCGTGCCCTGTTCCAGATCGCCGACACGCCGGAAAAGATGCTGGCCCTGGGCGAAGAGGCGTTGATCGACCACATCAAGACCATCGGCCTGTTCCGCAACAAGGCCAAGAACGTCATCAAGCTGTCCCGCTTGCTGATCGACAATTTCGGGGGCGAGGTTCCGTCCTCGCGCGCCGCGCTCACCTCGCTGCCGGGGGTGGGGCGCAAGACGGCGAATGTGGTGCTGTCGATGTGGTTCCATCACCCCGCGCAGGCGGTGGATACCCACATCTTCCGCGTCGGCAACCGCACCGGCATCTGCCCCGGCCGTGACGAGATCACCGTCGAACGCGCGATCGAGGATAACGTGCCGGTCGAATACCAGCGCCACGCGCACCACTGGCTAATCCTGCATGGCCGGTATATCTGCACCGCGCGCAGCCCCAAATGCGGCATCTGTCCGATTGCAGACTGGTGCCTTTACCCGGAGAAGACCGCATGA
- a CDS encoding adenosine kinase — protein sequence MKSYQVVGIGNAIVDVFSTADDTFLDLMGIQKGIMQLVERERGELLYGAMTNRKQAPGGSVANTLAGLGNLGLTTGFIGRVHADALGQFYARTMAEEGTDFVNPPVPGGELPTSRSMIFVSPDGERSMNTYLGISSELGPDDVSDSVAGSAEILFLEGYLYDKPKGKQAFERAVDLCHAAGGKAGIALSDPFCVDRHRDDFRRLVKSLDYVIGNEHEWASLYQTDLSAALEQASQDAGLVVCTRSGHDVIVMRADEQAIVPVNRVVPVDATGAGDQFAAGFLYGLATGQSLAVSGRMGCVAAAEVISHFGARPETDLKALFRKERLI from the coding sequence ATGAAGTCCTATCAGGTTGTCGGCATCGGCAACGCCATCGTTGACGTGTTCTCGACAGCCGACGACACCTTTCTTGACCTGATGGGCATCCAGAAGGGCATCATGCAACTTGTCGAACGCGAACGCGGGGAACTGCTTTACGGCGCGATGACCAACCGGAAGCAGGCGCCCGGCGGATCGGTTGCCAACACACTGGCCGGGCTTGGCAATCTTGGGCTGACCACGGGTTTCATCGGCCGCGTCCACGCCGATGCGCTGGGCCAGTTCTACGCTCGCACCATGGCGGAAGAAGGCACCGATTTCGTCAACCCGCCCGTGCCGGGGGGAGAACTGCCGACCTCGCGCTCGATGATCTTTGTGAGCCCGGATGGTGAACGGTCGATGAACACCTACCTTGGCATCTCGTCCGAGCTTGGCCCCGACGACGTGTCCGACAGCGTCGCCGGCAGCGCCGAGATCCTGTTTCTGGAAGGCTATCTTTACGACAAGCCCAAGGGGAAACAGGCGTTCGAGCGTGCGGTAGACCTGTGCCACGCCGCAGGCGGCAAGGCGGGCATCGCGCTTTCAGACCCGTTCTGCGTCGACCGCCACCGCGACGACTTTCGCCGCCTTGTGAAATCGCTCGACTATGTGATCGGCAACGAACACGAATGGGCCTCGCTGTATCAGACCGATCTTTCCGCGGCGCTGGAGCAGGCGTCGCAGGACGCGGGCCTTGTCGTCTGCACCCGGTCCGGCCATGACGTGATCGTCATGCGCGCGGATGAACAGGCCATCGTTCCGGTCAACCGCGTTGTGCCGGTCGATGCCACCGGCGCGGGCGACCAGTTCGCCGCCGGGTTCCTGTACGGCCTTGCCACCGGCCAGTCTCTGGCCGTCTCTGGCCGGATGGGCTGTGTCGCCGCGGCCGAGGTGATCAGCCATTTCGGTGCCCGCCCCGAAACCGATCTGAAAGCCCTGTTCCGCAAGGAACGCCTGATCTGA
- the speB gene encoding agmatinase produces MTGFNQPLGGNDMPRFGGPATMMRLPFASSAKGLDVGFIGIPMDHGTSNRPGTRLGPRQIRDESRMLRPYNMATGAAPFEHLQVADLGDVAINTFDLKKTVDIITAHYREALSHGIIPLTLGGDHTLTWPILRAIKERHGPVALIHIDAHADINDTMFGETVAHGCPFRRAWEDGCLINDKVFQIGLRGTGYAADDFDWARDKGWTVVQAEECWHKSLTGLMAQVRAKIGDAPVYISYDIDSLDPAFAPGTGTVEPGGLTTWQALEIIRGCQGLAIVGGDLVEVSPPYDPTGNTALIGANILYEMLCVLPGVPQSPSRFSGLTF; encoded by the coding sequence ATGACAGGTTTCAATCAACCGCTTGGCGGCAATGACATGCCTCGCTTTGGCGGGCCGGCGACGATGATGCGGCTGCCGTTTGCCAGCAGCGCCAAGGGGTTGGACGTGGGCTTCATCGGCATCCCGATGGACCATGGCACCAGCAACCGCCCCGGCACGCGGTTGGGGCCACGGCAGATCCGGGATGAATCGCGGATGCTGCGGCCCTACAACATGGCGACGGGGGCGGCGCCGTTCGAACACCTGCAGGTCGCGGATCTGGGGGATGTGGCGATCAACACGTTTGACCTAAAAAAGACCGTGGACATCATCACCGCGCATTACCGCGAGGCGCTTTCGCACGGGATCATCCCGCTGACCCTTGGCGGTGACCATACGCTGACCTGGCCGATCCTGCGGGCGATCAAGGAACGCCATGGGCCTGTCGCGCTGATCCACATCGACGCGCATGCCGATATCAACGACACGATGTTTGGCGAAACGGTCGCCCATGGCTGCCCCTTTCGCCGGGCGTGGGAGGATGGGTGCCTGATCAATGACAAGGTGTTCCAGATCGGGCTGCGCGGCACGGGCTATGCGGCGGATGATTTCGACTGGGCGCGCGACAAGGGCTGGACAGTGGTTCAGGCCGAGGAATGCTGGCACAAATCCCTGACCGGCTTGATGGCGCAGGTGCGGGCAAAGATCGGCGATGCGCCGGTTTATATTTCCTATGACATCGACAGTCTGGACCCCGCCTTCGCGCCCGGTACCGGAACGGTGGAACCGGGGGGCCTGACCACCTGGCAGGCGCTGGAGATCATCCGGGGGTGTCAGGGGCTGGCCATCGTGGGTGGCGATCTGGTGGAGGTTTCGCCCCCCTATGACCCTACGGGAAACACCGCGCTGATCGGGGCGAATATCCTGTACGAGATGCTGTGCGTCCTGCCGGGCGTGCCGCAAAGCCCGTCGCGGTTTTCGGGCCTTACGTTCTAG
- a CDS encoding MBL fold metallo-hydrolase has translation MRAKPEDWWRVRPMGDGVTHIDEPHIREFYRCNVWHVRGRDTDMLVDSGMGVVSLRDRVPLVTERPLQAVASHTHFDHIGLHHEFPCRLCHGAEAHLLRAPTRENTFADKYVTDDIFTMLPPEPFACETYAVAAAPATRLLWDGDVVDLGDRHFTVVHTPGHSPGGIALWEAATGVLFSGDIVYDGELIEGTSDLEQAQYVVSMERLLALPVRVVHGGHFPSYSGERHREMILDWLRGKGR, from the coding sequence ATGAGAGCGAAGCCGGAAGACTGGTGGCGGGTCCGCCCCATGGGCGATGGGGTCACCCATATTGATGAGCCGCATATCCGCGAGTTCTACCGCTGCAATGTCTGGCATGTGCGCGGGCGGGATACCGACATGCTGGTGGACAGCGGGATGGGCGTGGTCTCGCTTCGCGACCGGGTGCCGTTGGTGACCGAACGCCCGTTGCAGGCGGTGGCGAGCCACACGCATTTCGACCATATCGGACTGCACCACGAGTTTCCGTGCCGCCTCTGCCACGGGGCCGAGGCGCATCTTCTTCGCGCGCCCACGCGGGAGAACACCTTTGCCGACAAGTATGTGACGGATGACATCTTCACGATGCTGCCGCCGGAGCCCTTCGCTTGCGAGACCTACGCGGTTGCGGCTGCCCCTGCGACGCGGCTGTTGTGGGACGGCGATGTGGTGGACCTTGGCGACCGGCATTTTACGGTGGTGCATACCCCCGGCCATTCCCCCGGCGGAATCGCCCTGTGGGAGGCGGCGACGGGGGTGCTGTTTTCGGGTGACATCGTCTATGACGGGGAACTGATCGAGGGCACCAGCGATCTGGAGCAGGCGCAGTATGTGGTCTCGATGGAGCGGTTGCTGGCGCTGCCGGTGCGGGTGGTGCATGGCGGGCATTTCCCAAGCTATTCCGGAGAACGGCACCGCGAGATGATCTTGGATTGGCTGAGGGGCAAGGGCAGATGA
- a CDS encoding ABC transporter ATP-binding protein, which translates to MTAAVSIARVSQRYGSALALKDVSLEIEAGEFVVLLGPSGCGKTTLLNIIGGFAEPTEGQVLIGGRDMAGVAPKDRPTTTVFQDYALFPHMSLRDNVGFGLRMRGVDRAKRAAKAEAMLALVGLEGRGDRRPHELSGGQRQRVALARALAVEPKVLLLDEPLGALDLKLRRQMQEELKAIQRRVGTTFVHVTHDQEEAMAIADRIVVMNAGRVEDFGPPREVYLHPKTLFTAGFMGEVNRVAVVGGQAPFGPVDVPDGTLCLRPEAISATGSLRIGLCKVEEVAFFGTHVRAHVTPLAAPDLRLVVHLPQAAVVEVGAVLDLGAETYVVLQG; encoded by the coding sequence ATGACCGCCGCAGTGTCCATCGCCCGGGTGTCGCAGCGCTATGGGTCGGCGCTGGCGTTGAAGGACGTCAGCCTTGAGATCGAAGCGGGGGAGTTTGTCGTGCTGCTGGGGCCTTCCGGCTGTGGGAAGACGACCTTGCTCAACATCATCGGCGGGTTTGCCGAGCCGACCGAGGGGCAGGTTCTGATCGGCGGGCGGGATATGGCGGGGGTGGCGCCGAAGGATCGGCCGACGACGACGGTGTTTCAGGATTATGCGCTGTTTCCGCATATGTCGCTGCGCGACAACGTGGGGTTCGGGCTGCGGATGCGGGGGGTGGACCGAGCGAAGCGCGCGGCCAAGGCCGAGGCGATGCTGGCGCTGGTGGGCCTTGAGGGGCGCGGGGATCGGCGGCCGCATGAGCTTTCGGGCGGGCAGCGGCAGCGGGTGGCCCTCGCCCGGGCGCTGGCGGTGGAGCCGAAGGTGCTCCTGCTGGATGAACCGCTTGGCGCGCTGGACCTGAAGCTGCGGCGGCAGATGCAGGAGGAGCTGAAGGCGATCCAGCGCCGGGTGGGGACGACCTTTGTGCATGTGACCCACGATCAGGAAGAGGCGATGGCGATTGCCGACCGCATCGTGGTGATGAACGCCGGGCGGGTGGAAGATTTCGGCCCGCCGAGGGAGGTTTACCTGCACCCCAAGACGCTGTTCACGGCTGGGTTCATGGGTGAGGTGAACCGAGTTGCCGTGGTTGGCGGGCAGGCACCGTTCGGGCCGGTCGATGTGCCGGACGGGACGCTGTGCCTGCGGCCCGAGGCGATTTCGGCAACGGGGTCGCTGCGTATCGGGCTGTGCAAGGTTGAGGAGGTGGCGTTCTTTGGCACGCATGTCCGCGCGCATGTCACGCCGCTGGCAGCACCCGACTTGCGGCTGGTCGTGCATCTGCCGCAAGCTGCAGTTGTCGAGGTCGGCGCGGTGCTGGACCTTGGGGCGGAGACATATGTGGTGTTGCAGGGATGA
- a CDS encoding ABC transporter permease, which translates to MRVLPWVYLALAYAFVFLPVVVLVAFSFQDGRLPVPPFKGVTLDWYAKVLTDDDLMAALVNSLLVAVVSSAVALVLGFLAAHALARVRLPGSVLMRGVLIAPMTVSYLIIALGLLTVFNQLGIRPSLWATGIGHVVINLPLCFAISYAAMGDHQKSAERAARDLGASEGQVLLHVSAPMLAAPLAAAFFLSVTFSWDEFIIAFLLTRFDVTLPVEIWSMLKSGLSPATNAVGSLVFLVSVTLVILLEILVFRRAK; encoded by the coding sequence ATGCGCGTCCTGCCATGGGTCTATCTGGCGCTGGCCTACGCCTTTGTCTTCCTGCCGGTCGTCGTGCTGGTGGCGTTCAGCTTTCAGGATGGCCGCCTGCCGGTGCCGCCATTCAAGGGCGTGACACTGGACTGGTATGCCAAGGTTCTGACCGATGATGACCTGATGGCCGCGCTGGTGAATTCGCTGCTGGTGGCGGTGGTGTCTTCGGCGGTGGCGCTGGTTCTGGGGTTTCTGGCAGCGCATGCGTTGGCGCGGGTGCGGCTGCCGGGGTCGGTCTTGATGCGCGGTGTCCTGATCGCACCCATGACGGTCAGCTATCTGATCATCGCCTTGGGGCTTCTGACGGTGTTCAACCAGCTTGGCATAAGGCCGTCCCTTTGGGCCACGGGGATCGGGCATGTGGTGATCAACCTGCCGCTTTGCTTTGCGATCAGCTATGCCGCGATGGGGGATCACCAAAAATCGGCCGAACGCGCCGCGCGTGACCTTGGGGCGTCCGAGGGACAGGTGCTGCTGCATGTCAGCGCCCCGATGCTGGCGGCCCCTTTGGCGGCGGCGTTCTTCCTGTCGGTGACCTTTTCCTGGGATGAGTTCATCATCGCGTTTCTGCTGACCCGCTTTGACGTGACCTTGCCGGTGGAGATCTGGTCGATGCTGAAATCAGGCCTGTCCCCCGCCACGAATGCGGTCGGGTCGCTGGTCTTTCTTGTGTCGGTGACGCTGGTGATCCTGCTTGAAATCCTTGTCTTCCGGAGGGCGAAATGA
- a CDS encoding ABC transporter permease, with product MTLAAKERRLGWGLIAPALIWTAAFFILPFLAMLALSFASMDGREVMRGFDPGNYVRVFTDPTMLGALGNSLEITVVVTVISVVLAYPLAAIIAFRVPARWQRLALLLAVLPFWTSYVVRSYSWLLVLGQNGVVNKALLGIGVIAEPLEIASTRAATVIGFVHFFVMLLTLTIYANLIQLSPNYARAAQDLGASRWQTFTHVILPLTLPGVVTGAFLTFVLCIGDYITPQILGGNAELTLPQLIMLQLGRSGNFPLASALSVVLMAVVTLAYFASSRWLRLDRV from the coding sequence GTGACGCTTGCCGCGAAAGAACGCCGTCTGGGCTGGGGCCTGATCGCCCCGGCCCTGATCTGGACGGCAGCGTTCTTCATCCTGCCGTTTCTGGCGATGCTGGCCCTGTCCTTCGCGTCGATGGACGGGCGCGAGGTGATGCGGGGCTTTGACCCCGGCAACTATGTGCGGGTCTTCACGGATCCGACGATGCTGGGCGCGCTGGGAAACAGCCTTGAGATCACGGTTGTTGTCACGGTGATTTCGGTCGTGCTGGCCTATCCCTTGGCCGCGATCATCGCTTTTCGGGTGCCTGCGCGCTGGCAGCGGCTGGCGCTTCTGCTGGCGGTGCTGCCGTTCTGGACGTCATATGTGGTGCGGTCCTACTCCTGGTTGCTGGTGCTTGGGCAGAACGGGGTGGTGAACAAGGCATTGCTGGGGATCGGGGTGATTGCAGAGCCGCTGGAGATCGCCTCGACCCGGGCGGCGACGGTGATCGGCTTTGTGCATTTCTTCGTCATGCTCTTGACGCTGACGATCTATGCCAACCTGATCCAGCTGTCGCCGAACTATGCCCGCGCGGCGCAGGACCTTGGGGCGAGCCGTTGGCAAACCTTCACCCATGTCATCCTGCCCCTGACCCTGCCGGGCGTGGTGACGGGGGCGTTCCTGACCTTTGTGCTGTGCATCGGTGACTACATCACGCCGCAGATCCTTGGCGGGAATGCCGAGTTGACGCTGCCGCAGCTGATCATGCTGCAGCTGGGGCGGAGCGGGAACTTCCCCCTGGCCTCGGCGCTGAGCGTGGTGCTGATGGCGGTGGTGACGCTGGCCTATTTCGCCAGCAGCCGGTGGCTGCGGCTGGACCGGGTATGA
- a CDS encoding polyamine ABC transporter substrate-binding protein → MAHIRLPATSLALLLAATPGLAQELNALVWCDHTDPALIEPFEQQFGVKVNLKEYEGTAAGLAILEQSQPGDWDVLVIDAVDVGRAVEGGHLAELPADKLQTADFFPELVMAENNMVDGKTYAVTEKFGYNTISYDKSKVDPADMEDMATLTSGKYDGRIGIYDYYLPVLGLVALGQGINTADITADNLGALKDPLMALRAASKQVADVVSAQTALATGEVDIIVGGGEWLTAVLAGENANLDWTIPKQGGLRWAQSIGVVAGSTQPDLALEFVNYITSPEGQARLATSSCYWGMPANAKAGDALTPEQKAVLRWDQQPEFLARAQLYPIPDAALDTAMQDLWTEMLAQ, encoded by the coding sequence ATGGCCCATATCCGCCTACCCGCCACCTCGCTTGCCCTTCTGCTTGCCGCCACGCCCGGCCTTGCGCAGGAGTTGAACGCGCTGGTCTGGTGCGACCACACCGACCCGGCGCTGATCGAGCCGTTCGAGCAGCAGTTCGGGGTCAAGGTGAACCTGAAGGAATATGAGGGGACGGCGGCCGGGCTGGCGATCCTGGAACAATCGCAACCGGGCGACTGGGATGTGCTGGTGATCGACGCCGTGGACGTGGGCCGCGCGGTTGAAGGCGGGCATCTGGCGGAGCTGCCGGCGGACAAGCTGCAGACCGCGGATTTCTTCCCGGAACTGGTGATGGCCGAGAACAACATGGTGGACGGCAAGACCTATGCCGTGACGGAAAAGTTTGGCTACAACACCATCTCTTACGACAAGTCCAAGGTCGATCCGGCGGATATGGAGGATATGGCGACCCTCACCTCGGGCAAGTATGACGGGCGGATCGGGATCTATGACTATTACCTGCCGGTGCTGGGGCTTGTGGCGCTGGGTCAGGGGATCAACACCGCTGACATCACTGCGGACAATCTGGGTGCGCTGAAAGACCCGCTGATGGCGCTGCGGGCGGCGTCAAAGCAGGTGGCGGATGTGGTGTCGGCCCAGACGGCGCTGGCGACGGGTGAGGTGGACATCATCGTCGGCGGGGGCGAATGGCTGACGGCGGTGCTGGCCGGGGAAAACGCGAACCTTGACTGGACGATCCCGAAGCAGGGGGGCCTTCGCTGGGCGCAGTCGATTGGCGTTGTGGCCGGGTCGACCCAGCCGGATCTGGCGCTGGAGTTCGTGAACTACATCACCTCGCCCGAGGGGCAGGCGCGGCTGGCGACGTCTTCGTGCTACTGGGGGATGCCGGCCAATGCGAAGGCCGGTGACGCCCTGACGCCGGAGCAGAAGGCGGTGCTGCGCTGGGACCAGCAGCCGGAGTTTCTGGCCCGGGCGCAGCTTTACCCGATCCCGGATGCAGCGCTTGATACGGCGATGCAGGACCTGTGGACGGAAATGCTGGCGCAGTAA
- a CDS encoding TetR/AcrR family transcriptional regulator — translation MTGLRERQKANRTGRILRSASDLFRAQGYDAVRIEDIAAAAEVSAGTCYNYFSTKGDLLLAIVSMEVEEVVDAGRALVTNPPASTAKALGSLIRLYYDHSLHYLSKEMWRKAMAFSIEAPGTPFSQRYTELDAMLAAQVSDLIAALQTRSLARPDLDPAVMGQIVFNTLNQMFIEFVKADAMTLDDLHRASDKQTESLAALMRA, via the coding sequence ATGACCGGACTGCGCGAAAGACAGAAGGCCAACCGCACCGGGCGCATCCTGCGCTCTGCCTCCGACCTGTTCCGCGCCCAAGGCTACGACGCCGTGCGGATCGAGGATATCGCGGCGGCGGCCGAGGTCTCAGCCGGAACCTGCTACAACTACTTCTCCACCAAGGGCGATCTCCTCCTCGCCATCGTGTCGATGGAGGTGGAAGAGGTGGTCGACGCCGGCCGCGCCCTTGTCACCAACCCGCCCGCCAGTACCGCCAAGGCGCTGGGCAGCCTGATCCGCCTCTACTACGACCACTCGCTGCACTATCTGTCGAAAGAGATGTGGCGCAAAGCCATGGCCTTTTCGATCGAGGCGCCGGGCACCCCGTTTTCCCAACGCTACACAGAGCTTGACGCCATGCTTGCAGCCCAGGTCAGCGACCTGATCGCCGCCTTGCAGACCCGCAGCCTTGCCCGCCCGGACCTTGACCCTGCCGTGATGGGCCAGATCGTGTTCAACACGCTGAACCAGATGTTCATCGAATTCGTGAAGGCCGACGCCATGACGTTGGACGACCTCCACCGCGCCAGCGACAAGCAGACGGAAAGCCTTGCCGCCCTGATGCGGGCTTAG